One window from the genome of Thermus sediminis encodes:
- a CDS encoding DUF5522 domain-containing protein yields the protein MQGEDLKEGEDFYWENGRMVFTEAYHRRRGYCCGSGCRHCPWKGEEGEG from the coding sequence GTGCAAGGAGAGGACCTGAAGGAGGGGGAAGACTTCTACTGGGAGAATGGGCGCATGGTCTTCACCGAGGCCTACCACCGGAGGCGGGGCTACTGCTGTGGATCGGGATGCCGCCACTGCCCCTGGAAAGGGGAGGAAGGGGAGGGCTAG
- a CDS encoding disulfide oxidoreductase — MKRAPLILSFAWVVALVATLGSLYYSEVRLFLPCELCWYQRIFMYPLVILLAMALWRQDFGVWPYSLAFSLVGGSLSALHLIQQRFPDLFTLACKPPVPCTVEYIPSFPIPLQALIAFTLIALSMVLLAREVRAPR; from the coding sequence ATGAAGCGCGCCCCTCTAATCCTCAGCTTCGCCTGGGTGGTGGCCCTGGTGGCCACTCTGGGAAGCCTCTACTACTCGGAGGTGCGGCTCTTCCTCCCTTGCGAGCTCTGCTGGTACCAGCGCATCTTCATGTACCCCCTGGTCATCCTCCTGGCCATGGCCCTCTGGCGGCAGGACTTCGGGGTCTGGCCTTACAGCCTGGCCTTCTCCCTCGTCGGGGGAAGCTTAAGCGCCCTGCACCTCATCCAGCAACGGTTCCCTGACCTCTTCACCCTGGCCTGCAAACCCCCGGTGCCCTGCACGGTGGAGTACATCCCCAGCTTCCCTATCCCCCTGCAGGCCCTCATCGCCTTCACCCTCATCGCCCTCAGCATGGTGCTCCTCGCCCGGGAAGTCCGCGCACCGAGGTGA
- a CDS encoding cation-translocating P-type ATPase → MGYKTPHRITAEEVLQELETTPLGLSEAEAQRRLQVYGPNELEEKKESLWALFARQFTNPLIVILIVAGFLALFLGDWYDTLVVWGLVLLNGILGFWQELRAQASIEGLKALTRQRVRVLREGVEKEVDASLLVPGDVILLEEGDVVPADTRLLEATGLMVDEAILTGESVPVEKHAHAVLEDDTPIYERVNCAYKGTVVARGKARGVVFATGGNTQMGLLVSKLETKAPQSPLTLALSDLARKWVLVISLILTSLVLVGLVQGREWQSLVFLAVAQLVSAVPHGLPIVITLTLVIGGIFLARNKVLVRHLPAVETLGSATFICSDKTGTITEGRLQVAGHHALEEEALYLCAALANDADGEKGDAIDLALLRWLEGEGISWVEYREAYERTWEYPFDTTKRLMAVAVRNGPHHDVYVKGAFESLLKMAEGAPAELQRIHDSLAEQGLRVLAFGKGTASSPPQSIEAVRIRIVGLVGFLDPPKEGVREAVRKAKGAGIRVLMITGDNLLTAKAVARMVGLYEEGDTVLEGRELAQYTDEELYPLLKKASVVARALPEDKHRIVRVLQSKGEIVAVTGDGVNDAPALRAADLGVAMGSGAQVSKDASAMIITDNNLAVIVQAIMAGRQITTNIAKVMRYLFSTNIFEVLYISSSILAGRPLPLYPTHILWINLVTDGVLDKAYPFTRHEGDPMKEKPRRPREVFTGRRQLGFIFFNGGFMAAAHFVLFGHLLETYDYETAITISFASAAISQWAVGLQEVGLRPILLNPLAYLRLNPYIYIGLALGIVLQGLALFVLTDFFRLVPLGWEELRLAFVVPLLTFVALELRKWVLYLSRRE, encoded by the coding sequence ATGGGTTACAAAACGCCACACCGCATAACCGCCGAGGAAGTCCTCCAGGAACTGGAGACCACCCCTCTTGGCCTTTCCGAAGCGGAAGCCCAAAGGCGGCTCCAGGTCTACGGGCCCAACGAGTTGGAGGAGAAGAAGGAAAGCCTGTGGGCCCTCTTCGCCAGGCAGTTCACGAACCCCCTTATCGTCATCCTGATCGTGGCCGGCTTTCTGGCCCTCTTTCTAGGAGATTGGTACGACACCCTGGTGGTGTGGGGCCTGGTGCTGCTCAACGGCATTCTTGGGTTCTGGCAGGAGCTCAGGGCCCAGGCCTCCATAGAGGGCTTGAAGGCCCTGACCAGGCAGAGGGTCCGCGTCCTGCGGGAGGGTGTGGAGAAGGAGGTGGACGCCTCCTTGCTGGTGCCGGGGGATGTGATCCTCCTCGAGGAGGGGGACGTGGTCCCCGCGGACACCAGGCTCCTGGAGGCCACCGGCCTCATGGTGGACGAGGCTATCCTCACCGGGGAGTCGGTGCCAGTGGAAAAACACGCCCATGCGGTCCTGGAGGACGACACACCCATCTACGAGCGGGTCAACTGCGCCTACAAGGGCACCGTAGTTGCCCGGGGTAAGGCCCGGGGCGTGGTCTTCGCCACGGGTGGGAACACCCAGATGGGCCTCCTGGTCAGCAAGCTGGAGACCAAGGCCCCGCAGAGCCCCCTAACCCTGGCCCTGAGCGACCTGGCGAGGAAGTGGGTTCTGGTCATCTCCCTGATCCTCACATCCCTGGTCCTGGTGGGGCTGGTCCAGGGCAGGGAGTGGCAGAGCCTGGTGTTTCTCGCCGTAGCCCAGCTGGTCTCCGCGGTGCCCCATGGGCTTCCCATCGTGATCACCCTGACCCTGGTCATAGGCGGGATCTTCCTTGCCAGGAACAAGGTCTTGGTGAGGCACCTGCCGGCGGTGGAGACCCTGGGAAGCGCCACCTTCATCTGCTCCGACAAAACCGGAACCATAACCGAGGGCAGGCTCCAGGTGGCGGGCCACCACGCCCTGGAGGAGGAAGCCCTTTACCTCTGCGCCGCCTTGGCCAACGACGCCGATGGGGAGAAAGGGGATGCCATAGACCTGGCCCTGTTGCGGTGGCTGGAGGGCGAGGGCATAAGCTGGGTGGAGTACCGGGAGGCCTACGAGCGGACGTGGGAGTACCCCTTTGACACCACCAAAAGGCTGATGGCCGTGGCGGTGAGGAACGGACCCCACCACGACGTGTACGTGAAGGGGGCCTTTGAGAGCCTGCTCAAGATGGCCGAGGGCGCCCCGGCTGAGCTGCAGAGGATCCACGACAGCCTGGCGGAGCAGGGCCTGCGGGTCCTGGCCTTCGGGAAGGGCACGGCCTCCTCCCCGCCCCAGAGCATAGAGGCCGTGAGGATCCGGATCGTCGGGTTAGTGGGCTTTCTGGACCCCCCCAAGGAAGGGGTTAGGGAGGCGGTGCGGAAGGCCAAGGGGGCAGGCATCCGGGTGCTGATGATCACCGGGGATAACCTCCTCACCGCCAAGGCGGTGGCGCGGATGGTGGGCCTGTACGAGGAAGGGGACACCGTCTTGGAGGGCAGGGAGCTCGCCCAGTACACCGATGAAGAACTCTACCCCCTGCTGAAAAAGGCCAGCGTGGTGGCCAGGGCCCTCCCCGAGGACAAGCACCGCATCGTCAGGGTGCTGCAATCCAAGGGCGAGATTGTGGCGGTCACCGGGGACGGGGTAAACGATGCCCCTGCCCTCAGGGCGGCGGATCTGGGCGTGGCCATGGGCTCGGGGGCCCAGGTGTCCAAAGACGCCTCGGCCATGATCATCACGGACAACAACCTCGCGGTGATCGTCCAGGCCATCATGGCGGGGAGGCAGATCACCACCAACATCGCCAAGGTGATGCGGTACCTCTTTTCCACGAACATATTCGAGGTGCTCTACATAAGCTCCTCCATCCTAGCGGGGCGGCCCCTTCCCCTCTACCCCACCCACATCCTCTGGATCAACCTGGTGACCGACGGCGTCCTGGACAAGGCTTACCCCTTCACCCGGCACGAAGGGGACCCGATGAAGGAAAAGCCCAGGCGGCCCCGCGAGGTCTTCACCGGCAGGAGGCAGTTGGGGTTCATCTTCTTCAACGGCGGTTTTATGGCCGCCGCCCACTTCGTCCTCTTCGGCCACCTCCTCGAGACCTACGACTACGAGACCGCCATCACCATAAGCTTCGCCTCTGCGGCCATTAGCCAGTGGGCCGTGGGCCTCCAGGAGGTGGGCCTCAGGCCCATACTCCTGAACCCCCTGGCCTACCTCCGGCTCAACCCCTATATTTACATAGGCCTGGCCCTGGGGATCGTGCTCCAGGGGCTGGCCCTTTTCGTCCTCACCGACTTCTTCAGGCTGGTGCCCTTGGGCTGGGAGGAGCTCAGGCTGGCCTTTGTGGTGCCCCTCCTGACCTTCGTGGCCCTGGAACTCAGGAAGTGGGTCCTGTACCTCAGCCGCCGGGAATGA
- a CDS encoding ATP-dependent helicase, which translates to MGEAHSGEDVLSSLNEAQRQAVLHFEGPALVVAGAGSGKTRTVVHRVAYLIQRREVFPSEILAVTFTNKAAEEMKARLRAMVRGAGEVWVSTFHAAALRILRVYGERVGLKPGFVVYDEDDQAALLKEIFRELGLSAKPGPIKSLLDRAKNQGVAPEGLLADLPEFYAGLSRGRLQDVLLRYGEALKSQGALDFGDILLYALRLLEGDEEVLRRVRKRTRFIHVDEYQDTSPVQYRLTRLLAGEEANLMAVGDPDQGIYSFRAADIRNILDFTRDYPEARVYRLEENYRSTEAILRFANAVIAKNALRLEKTLRPIKRGGEPVRLYRAESARDEARFVAEEIGRLGPPYDRVAVLYRTNAQSRLLEQALASRGIPARVVGGVGFFERAEVKDLLAYARLSLNPLDAVSLKRVLNTPPRGIGPATLEKMQTIAQERGLPLFEALKVAAGALPRPEPLRHFLALMEELMDLAFGPAEAFFRHLLLATDYPTYLKEAYPEDAEDRLENVEELLRAAREAEGLMDFLDKVALTARAEEPAQAEGRVALMTLHNAKGLEFPVVFLVGVEEGLLPHRSSLATLEGLEEERRLFYVGVTRAQDRLYLSHAGEREVYGRPEPVRPSRFLKEVGEGLYELYDPYRGASRKPTPPPHRALPGAFRGGEKVVHPRFGPGTVVAALGDEVTVHFEGVGLKRLSLKYADLRPA; encoded by the coding sequence GTGGGCGAGGCGCATTCTGGAGAAGACGTGCTTTCCTCCCTGAACGAGGCCCAGCGCCAGGCCGTCCTTCACTTTGAGGGGCCCGCCTTGGTGGTGGCGGGGGCGGGGAGCGGCAAGACCCGCACCGTGGTCCACCGGGTGGCCTACCTCATCCAAAGGCGGGAAGTCTTCCCCTCGGAGATCCTGGCGGTCACCTTCACCAACAAGGCCGCCGAGGAGATGAAAGCCCGCCTCAGGGCCATGGTAAGGGGGGCGGGGGAGGTTTGGGTCTCCACCTTCCACGCCGCCGCCCTCCGCATTCTCAGGGTCTATGGGGAGCGGGTGGGCCTGAAGCCCGGCTTCGTGGTCTACGACGAGGACGACCAGGCCGCTCTCCTGAAGGAAATATTCAGGGAGCTTGGCCTTTCCGCCAAACCTGGTCCCATCAAGAGCCTCCTGGACCGGGCCAAGAACCAGGGGGTGGCCCCGGAGGGCCTCCTCGCCGACCTGCCCGAGTTCTACGCTGGGCTTTCCCGGGGCAGGCTTCAGGACGTCCTCCTCCGCTACGGGGAGGCCCTCAAGTCCCAAGGGGCCTTGGACTTCGGGGACATCCTCCTTTACGCCCTGAGGCTCCTCGAGGGGGACGAGGAGGTCCTGAGGCGGGTCAGGAAGCGAACCCGCTTCATCCACGTGGACGAGTACCAGGACACGAGCCCGGTGCAGTACCGCCTCACCCGGCTTCTGGCGGGGGAGGAGGCCAACCTCATGGCCGTGGGGGACCCGGACCAGGGCATCTACTCCTTCCGGGCGGCGGACATAAGGAACATCCTGGACTTCACCCGGGACTACCCGGAGGCCAGGGTTTACCGCCTGGAAGAAAACTACCGCTCCACCGAGGCCATCCTCCGCTTCGCCAACGCCGTCATCGCCAAGAACGCCCTGCGCCTGGAGAAGACCCTAAGGCCCATAAAGAGGGGCGGGGAGCCCGTGCGGCTCTACCGGGCGGAGAGCGCCCGGGACGAGGCCCGCTTCGTGGCCGAGGAGATCGGGAGGCTCGGGCCCCCCTACGACCGGGTGGCCGTTCTCTACCGCACCAACGCGCAAAGCCGCCTCCTGGAGCAGGCCCTGGCGAGCCGGGGCATCCCGGCCCGGGTGGTGGGGGGCGTGGGCTTCTTCGAAAGGGCCGAGGTGAAGGACCTCCTGGCCTACGCCCGCCTGAGCCTGAACCCCTTGGATGCCGTGAGCCTGAAGCGGGTCCTCAACACCCCGCCCCGGGGGATCGGCCCGGCTACTTTGGAGAAAATGCAGACCATCGCCCAGGAACGGGGCCTGCCCCTCTTTGAGGCCCTGAAGGTGGCGGCGGGGGCCCTTCCCCGCCCCGAGCCCTTGCGCCATTTCCTGGCCCTCATGGAGGAGCTCATGGACCTGGCCTTCGGCCCGGCGGAGGCCTTCTTCCGCCACCTCCTCCTGGCCACGGACTACCCCACCTACCTGAAGGAGGCCTACCCCGAGGACGCCGAGGACCGCCTGGAGAACGTGGAGGAGCTCCTAAGGGCCGCCAGGGAGGCGGAGGGCCTCATGGACTTCCTGGACAAGGTGGCCCTCACCGCCCGGGCGGAGGAGCCCGCCCAGGCGGAGGGGCGGGTCGCCCTCATGACCCTGCACAACGCCAAGGGGCTGGAGTTCCCCGTGGTCTTCCTGGTGGGGGTGGAGGAGGGGCTTCTGCCCCACCGCTCCTCCCTCGCCACCCTCGAGGGCCTCGAGGAGGAGCGCCGCCTCTTCTACGTGGGGGTCACCCGGGCCCAGGATAGGCTTTACCTTTCCCACGCCGGGGAGCGGGAGGTCTACGGCCGCCCTGAGCCCGTGCGCCCAAGCCGCTTCCTGAAGGAGGTGGGGGAGGGCCTTTACGAGCTTTACGACCCCTACCGGGGCGCATCCAGGAAACCCACCCCGCCCCCCCACCGGGCCCTCCCCGGGGCCTTCCGGGGCGGGGAGAAGGTGGTCCACCCCCGCTTCGGCCCCGGCACCGTGGTGGCGGCTTTGGGGGACGAGGTCACCGTGCACTTTGAGGGGGTGGGGCTCAAGCGCCTCTCCCTGAAGTACGCGGACCTGAGGCCCGCTTAG
- a CDS encoding phosphohexomutase domain-containing protein — MELYPTPEGFVGEIAKGFTFQGVARLAASFGQALLAEGQRRVVVGHDARFLANEMAEEAARVLSGLGLEAYLLKGPAPLPLFGFALETLEAGGFYLTASRRPARFQGVKLRLGPGRPLPGEALSLPEALPKPGGFAPLDLRQGYSDLLARSLGEAPKDRAGVVYLDAMGGAGGGILSQAFRALGLAAELRELHPLPHPLFYGVDPDPRPENLKTLRALLKAQEPPAVGFALDGDGDRLAVYQVGGEALPPEEVLAGLREALGGLEVEADGEGGFRFPWHLPEKDPFLAALLLLKVLL, encoded by the coding sequence ATGGAGCTCTACCCCACGCCCGAAGGCTTCGTAGGCGAGATCGCCAAGGGCTTCACCTTCCAAGGGGTGGCCCGCCTGGCGGCGAGCTTCGGCCAGGCGCTCCTCGCCGAGGGGCAGAGGAGGGTGGTGGTGGGCCACGATGCCCGCTTCCTAGCCAACGAGATGGCTGAGGAGGCCGCCCGGGTCCTCTCGGGCCTGGGCCTGGAGGCCTACCTCCTGAAGGGCCCCGCCCCCCTTCCCCTCTTCGGCTTCGCCCTGGAGACCCTGGAGGCGGGGGGCTTCTACCTCACCGCCAGCCGCAGGCCCGCCCGCTTCCAGGGGGTGAAGCTCCGCCTAGGGCCGGGAAGGCCCCTTCCCGGGGAGGCCCTTTCCCTGCCCGAGGCCCTCCCTAAGCCGGGAGGCTTCGCCCCCTTGGACCTGCGCCAGGGCTACTCGGACCTGCTGGCGAGGAGCCTGGGGGAGGCCCCGAAGGACCGGGCCGGGGTGGTCTACCTGGACGCCATGGGCGGGGCCGGTGGGGGGATCCTGTCCCAGGCCTTTCGGGCCCTGGGGCTTGCGGCCGAGCTTCGCGAACTCCACCCCCTCCCCCACCCCCTCTTCTACGGGGTGGACCCCGACCCCAGGCCGGAGAACCTCAAGACCCTCAGGGCCCTCCTCAAGGCCCAGGAACCCCCGGCGGTGGGCTTCGCCCTGGACGGGGACGGGGACCGCTTGGCGGTCTACCAGGTGGGCGGGGAGGCCCTGCCCCCGGAGGAGGTCCTGGCGGGGCTAAGGGAGGCCCTGGGGGGCCTCGAGGTGGAAGCGGACGGGGAGGGGGGCTTCCGCTTCCCCTGGCACCTCCCGGAAAAGGATCCCTTCCTGGCGGCCCTCCTCTTGCTGAAGGTGCTCTTGTGA
- a CDS encoding MBL fold metallo-hydrolase has protein sequence MKEILPGVYLLPVPIPYPLKTVNLYLLRGREEVALVDTALGTRTAQGTLELYLAELGLCFADIQAVLLTHHHPDHYGLAGFFEGLGARVYLHEEEISRGHRFWREPALFEAGGWRLFLDHGTPEEALLGIRETMGKTRERVHPPENPIPLKDGEVLEVAGRRLKAVWTPGHADGHVVFLLEEEGVLLAGDALLERVSPNVGLWAYTRENPLADFLRSLDLLGELPARVAYAGHFGPIPQVRKRAEELKAHHQERLSALLAHLDRPQTAWELSLKLFPQELDTAGRRFAFAETLAHLEYLRQEGLLSREGPPYRYFRP, from the coding sequence GTGAAGGAGATTCTCCCGGGCGTTTACCTCCTTCCCGTCCCCATCCCCTACCCCCTGAAGACGGTGAACCTGTACCTCCTGAGGGGGAGGGAGGAGGTGGCCCTGGTGGACACCGCCTTGGGCACCCGCACGGCCCAGGGGACTTTGGAGCTCTACCTGGCGGAGCTTGGCCTCTGCTTCGCTGACATCCAGGCCGTCCTCCTCACCCACCACCACCCCGACCACTACGGCCTCGCCGGGTTCTTTGAGGGGCTTGGGGCCAGGGTCTACCTGCACGAGGAGGAAATCTCCAGGGGGCACCGCTTCTGGCGGGAGCCTGCCCTGTTTGAGGCAGGGGGCTGGCGGCTCTTTCTGGACCACGGCACCCCGGAGGAGGCCCTTTTGGGCATCCGGGAGACCATGGGGAAGACCCGGGAGCGGGTCCACCCCCCGGAAAACCCCATCCCCCTGAAGGACGGGGAGGTCCTGGAGGTGGCGGGAAGGCGCCTGAAGGCGGTCTGGACCCCCGGCCACGCCGACGGGCACGTGGTCTTCCTCCTGGAGGAGGAGGGCGTGCTCCTGGCGGGGGACGCCCTACTGGAGCGGGTCTCGCCCAACGTGGGCCTTTGGGCCTACACCCGGGAAAACCCCCTAGCGGACTTCCTCCGCTCCTTGGACCTCCTTGGGGAGCTCCCCGCCCGGGTGGCCTACGCCGGCCACTTCGGCCCCATTCCCCAGGTGAGGAAGCGCGCGGAGGAGCTAAAGGCCCACCACCAGGAACGCCTTTCGGCCCTCCTCGCCCACCTGGACCGCCCGCAAACCGCCTGGGAGCTCTCCTTGAAGCTCTTCCCGCAAGAGCTGGACACCGCCGGCCGCCGCTTCGCCTTCGCCGAGACCCTGGCCCACCTGGAGTACCTGCGCCAGGAGGGCCTCCTTTCGCGGGAAGGCCCCCCCTACCGCTACTTCCGCCCCTAG
- a CDS encoding HD domain-containing protein, producing MAEGRVVHVASPKAKLYVEADQAIREYLKAFPKALRAYELLIQDPEARAGWNMANYLTVRKLGYNDHGRVHALLTGAAGVAVLRLLAEAGVRLDTLESGAGELEDAYLVVLLSTMLHDLGNGVHRVGHEAFGVTLALPILNRILEKIYPDPEQRTALRALILHGIYCHDLNPEPLTLEAGITAVADGTDITKGRGRKAFALGSIDIHSISALAVDEVRILKGERVPVEIQVLMNNSAGIFQVEETLTKKVLRSPLRSYVTVVAMTEGNGGQDQRIVHRVRLHEREDRFVLD from the coding sequence ATGGCGGAAGGGCGCGTGGTCCACGTAGCTAGCCCCAAGGCCAAGCTGTACGTGGAGGCGGATCAGGCCATCCGCGAGTACCTGAAGGCCTTTCCCAAAGCCCTTAGGGCCTACGAGCTCCTCATCCAGGACCCCGAGGCCCGGGCCGGGTGGAACATGGCCAACTACCTCACCGTGCGCAAGCTGGGTTACAACGACCACGGCCGGGTCCACGCCCTCCTCACGGGGGCGGCGGGCGTGGCCGTCCTGCGCCTCCTGGCCGAGGCAGGGGTGAGGCTGGACACCCTCGAGTCCGGGGCCGGGGAGTTGGAGGACGCCTACCTGGTGGTCCTCCTCTCCACCATGCTCCACGATCTGGGCAACGGGGTGCACCGGGTGGGGCACGAGGCCTTCGGGGTCACCCTGGCCCTGCCCATCCTGAACCGCATCCTGGAGAAGATCTACCCCGATCCCGAGCAGCGCACCGCCCTCCGCGCCCTCATCCTCCACGGGATCTACTGCCACGACCTGAACCCCGAGCCCCTGACCCTCGAGGCCGGCATCACCGCCGTGGCCGACGGCACCGACATCACCAAGGGCCGGGGGCGGAAGGCCTTCGCCCTGGGGAGCATAGACATCCACTCCATCAGCGCCCTGGCCGTGGACGAGGTGCGCATCCTGAAGGGGGAGAGGGTGCCCGTGGAGATCCAGGTCCTCATGAACAACTCCGCCGGGATCTTCCAAGTGGAGGAAACCCTCACCAAGAAGGTCTTAAGGAGCCCTTTGCGCTCCTACGTGACCGTGGTGGCCATGACCGAGGGGAACGGGGGCCAGGACCAGCGCATCGTCCACCGGGTGCGCCTGCACGAAAGGGAGGACCGCTTCGTCCTGGACTAG
- a CDS encoding enoyl-CoA hydratase/isomerase family protein: protein MAHEHEQEREFVLEIPEFAHLSYGVEEGVALVTLKRPGALNALSQDLLRELAEVVEVIAQDSEARVAIFTGEGKAFAAGADLKEIAALKDPFMAREYALLGQGVFAEIAALPIPTIAAIHGYALGGGLELALACDLRVASKDARLGLPEVGLGLIPGFGGTQRLPRLIGRGRALDLILTGRHVSAEEALGMGLVNRVGEDALEEAKKLAEKILKNGPVALALAKESVVRGEGLDLSEALEIEADLFGYAAATEDMKEGVRAFLEKRPPHFKGE, encoded by the coding sequence ATGGCCCACGAGCATGAGCAGGAACGCGAGTTCGTCCTAGAGATCCCCGAGTTTGCCCACCTCTCCTACGGGGTGGAGGAGGGAGTCGCCCTGGTCACCCTAAAGCGGCCCGGGGCCCTGAACGCCCTCTCCCAAGACCTCCTGCGGGAACTCGCCGAGGTGGTGGAGGTCATCGCCCAAGACTCCGAGGCCCGGGTGGCCATCTTCACCGGGGAGGGGAAGGCCTTCGCCGCGGGGGCGGACCTCAAGGAGATCGCCGCCCTCAAGGACCCCTTCATGGCCCGGGAGTACGCCCTCTTGGGCCAAGGGGTCTTCGCCGAGATCGCCGCCTTGCCCATCCCCACCATCGCCGCCATCCACGGCTACGCCTTGGGCGGAGGGTTGGAGTTGGCCCTGGCCTGCGACCTCCGGGTGGCCTCCAAGGACGCCCGCCTGGGCCTTCCCGAGGTGGGCTTGGGCCTCATCCCCGGCTTCGGCGGCACCCAGCGCCTGCCCCGCCTCATTGGCCGGGGGCGGGCTTTGGACCTGATCCTCACCGGGCGGCACGTGTCGGCAGAGGAGGCCTTGGGCATGGGCCTGGTGAACCGGGTGGGGGAGGACGCCCTGGAAGAGGCCAAGAAGCTGGCGGAGAAGATCCTCAAGAACGGGCCCGTTGCCCTGGCCCTGGCCAAGGAGAGCGTGGTGCGGGGTGAGGGGCTGGACCTTTCCGAGGCCTTGGAGATCGAGGCCGACCTCTTTGGCTACGCCGCGGCCACCGAGGACATGAAGGAGGGGGTGCGGGCCTTTTTGGAGAAGCGGCCGCCCCACTTCAAGGGGGAGTAA
- a CDS encoding phosphorylase family protein: MSPIHVRGRPGEVAERVLLPGDPGRAEWIAKTFLEDPVLYTANRGLLGFTGRFQGVPVSVQTTGMGAPSASIVAEELIGLGARVLLRVGTCGALDAALAPGDLVIPQGAVPLDGATRQYLEGRPYAPVPDPGLFLALWRGAEALGYPHHVGLVATEDAFYATTPEGAGAWSRLGVLAFEMEASALFLLGKMRGVRAGAILAVSNRIGDPELAREEVLWEGVRRMVEVALRALLEV, from the coding sequence ATGAGCCCCATCCACGTGCGGGGAAGGCCGGGAGAGGTGGCCGAGCGGGTCCTCCTCCCCGGGGACCCGGGCCGGGCGGAGTGGATCGCCAAGACCTTCCTCGAGGACCCCGTCCTCTACACCGCTAACCGGGGGCTTCTGGGCTTCACTGGCCGCTTTCAGGGGGTTCCCGTCTCCGTGCAGACCACGGGCATGGGGGCCCCCTCGGCCAGCATCGTGGCCGAGGAGCTCATTGGGCTTGGGGCCCGGGTCCTCCTAAGGGTGGGCACCTGCGGGGCCCTAGACGCGGCCCTGGCCCCCGGGGACCTGGTCATCCCCCAAGGGGCCGTGCCCCTGGACGGGGCCACCCGCCAGTACCTGGAGGGCCGCCCCTATGCCCCCGTGCCCGACCCTGGGCTCTTCCTGGCCCTCTGGAGGGGGGCGGAAGCCCTGGGCTACCCCCACCACGTGGGCCTGGTGGCCACGGAGGACGCCTTTTACGCCACCACCCCTGAGGGGGCCGGGGCCTGGAGCCGCCTTGGGGTGCTGGCCTTTGAGATGGAGGCCAGCGCCCTCTTCCTCCTTGGGAAGATGCGGGGCGTGCGGGCCGGGGCCATCCTTGCGGTCTCCAACCGGATCGGCGACCCGGAGCTGGCCCGGGAGGAGGTCCTTTGGGAGGGGGTTCGCCGTATGGTGGAGGTGGCCCTAAGGGCCCTTTTGGAGGTGTGA
- a CDS encoding ABC transporter ATP-binding protein produces the protein MNPVLEARNLGFAYGDGFLFQGVSFALGPGEVLALLGPSGSGKTTLLHLLAGLLPLQKGEIYWEGEAIRGLSEGVLARRRLGFLGLVFQHHFLFPELTALENVLAPGYLVGRVDRERALALLKRLGLSQRAHFFPQRLSGGERQRVAVARALYLRPRLLLADEPTASLDRRQAQEVLRLLLELSREVAAALVLATHDEALVEGLPALRL, from the coding sequence GTGAACCCCGTGTTGGAGGCGCGGAACCTGGGCTTCGCCTACGGGGACGGTTTCCTTTTCCAGGGGGTTTCCTTCGCCCTTGGGCCCGGGGAGGTCCTGGCCCTTCTTGGGCCTTCGGGAAGCGGCAAGACCACCCTGCTTCACCTCCTGGCGGGGCTCCTTCCCCTGCAGAAGGGGGAGATCTACTGGGAGGGGGAGGCCATCCGCGGGCTTTCCGAGGGGGTTTTGGCCAGGAGGCGGCTGGGGTTTTTGGGCCTCGTCTTCCAACACCACTTCCTCTTCCCCGAGCTCACCGCCTTGGAGAACGTCCTGGCCCCGGGGTACCTGGTGGGCCGGGTGGACCGGGAAAGGGCCTTGGCCCTTCTGAAGCGCCTCGGCCTCTCCCAAAGGGCCCACTTCTTCCCCCAGAGGCTTTCTGGGGGGGAGAGGCAGCGGGTGGCCGTGGCCCGGGCCCTCTACCTGAGGCCCCGCCTCCTCCTCGCCGATGAGCCCACGGCCAGCCTGGACCGCCGCCAGGCCCAGGAGGTCCTGCGGCTCCTCCTGGAACTTTCCCGGGAGGTGGCGGCGGCCTTGGTCCTGGCCACCCACGACGAGGCCCTGGTGGAAGGCCTTCCCGCCCTCAGGCTGTAG